The following are encoded in a window of Rosa chinensis cultivar Old Blush chromosome 4, RchiOBHm-V2, whole genome shotgun sequence genomic DNA:
- the LOC112198470 gene encoding subtilisin-like protease SBT3.8 isoform X3: MFTGLEIGFTSLIYPESGGLEPTATGVCESLSLNKTMVSGKVVLCFTSLGWRAVPSASAAVKEAGGVGLIVAKNPTNGLYPCSDDFPCIEVDYEIGTRIVFYIRSTRYPLVKLNRSKTIAGKPILAKVADFSSRGPNSAAPAILKPDIAAPGVNILAATSPLHSFVDAGYVMLSGTSMATPHVSGIVALLKALHPNWSPAAIRSALVTSAWRNGPSGLPIFAEGSPQKLTNPFDFGGGIVHPNAAANPGLVYDMGAADYIHYLCAMGYKNSAISRLTGQATTCPIMRPSILDINLPSITIPSLRHPITVTRTVTNVGDPKSVYEATIDPPLGTVVSVKPNPLVFNSTVQKLTFEITISTTHQMNTGYYFGSLTWTDRVHAVRIPLSVRTEFLQHFADYH, encoded by the exons ATGTTTACAGGACTTGAGATTGGTTTTACAAGCTTGATATATCCGGAGTCTGGAGGGCTTGAACCTACTGCTACAGG TGTCTGTGAATCCCTCTCACTTAACAAAACCATGGTATCTGGAAAGGTGGTTCTATGCTTCACTTCACTCGGTTGGAGAGCTGTACCAAGTGCTTCAGCTGCTGTGAAAGAAGCTGGCGGTGTTGGCCTAATCGTAGCAAAGAATCCAACTAATGGCTTGTATCCATGTAGTGATGACTTTCCTTGTATTGAAGTTGACTATGAGATAGGCACCCGAATAGTGTTTTATATCCGATCTACCAG ATATCCTCTTGTGAAGTTGAACCGTTCGAAAACAATTGCGGGCAAGCCAATATTAGCCAAGGTTGCCGATTTTTCATCTCGGGGACCAAACTCCGCAGCACCAGCAATTCTCAAG CCAGATATAGCTGCGCCTGGTGTGAACATATTAGCTGCAACTTCTCCACTGCATTCATTTGTGGATGCTGGATATGTCATGCTCTCAGGAACATCGATGGCAACTCCTCATGTCTCAGGCATTGTGGCTCTCCTCAAAGCACTGCATCCTAACTGGTCTCCAGCAGCCATTCGATCAGCACTAGTCACAAGTG CATGGAGGAATGGTCCATCTGGTTTACCAATTTTTGCCGAGGGATCTCCTCAAAAGTTGACCAATCCTTTCGACTTTGGAGGTGGCATTGTGCACCCGAATGCAGCAGCAAACCCGGGTCTTGTATATGACATGGGTGCAGCAGACTACATACATTATCTATGTGCCATGGGCTACAAAAACTCTGCCATATCAAGGCTCACAGGCCAAGCCACAACATGTCCCATAATGAGACCTTCTATTTTGGACATTAACCTACCTTCCATAACCATACCAAGCCTCAGACATCCCATTACTGTAACAAGAACTGTCACAAATGTAGGAGACCCTAAATCCGTTTATGAAGCTACAATTGATCCTCCATTGGGAACAGTAGTATCTGTAAAACCCAATCCTTTGGTATTCAACTCCACGGTTCAGAAACTCACTTTCGAGATTACAATTTCCACAACCCACCAGATGAACACAGGGTACTACTTTGGAAGCCTTACATGGACTGATAGAGTGCATGCTGTGAGAATTCCCTTGTCTGTGAGGACAGAGTTTTTACAACATTTTGCTGAttatcactaa
- the LOC112198470 gene encoding subtilisin-like protease SBT3.8 isoform X2 codes for MVSGKVVLCFTSLGWRAVPSASAAVKEAGGVGLIVAKNPTNGLYPCSDDFPCIEVDYEIGTRIVFYIRSTRYPLVKLNRSKTIAGKPILAKVADFSSRGPNSAAPAILKPDIAAPGVNILAATSPLHSFVDAGYVMLSGTSMATPHVSGIVALLKALHPNWSPAAIRSALVTSAWRNGPSGLPIFAEGSPQKLTNPFDFGGGIVHPNAAANPGLVYDMGAADYIHYLCAMGYKNSAISRLTGQATTCPIMRPSILDINLPSITIPSLRHPITVTRTVTNVGDPKSVYEATIDPPLGTVVSVKPNPLVFNSTVQKLTFEITISTTHQMNTGYYFGSLTWTDRVHAVRIPLSVRTEFLQHFADYH; via the exons ATGGTATCTGGAAAGGTGGTTCTATGCTTCACTTCACTCGGTTGGAGAGCTGTACCAAGTGCTTCAGCTGCTGTGAAAGAAGCTGGCGGTGTTGGCCTAATCGTAGCAAAGAATCCAACTAATGGCTTGTATCCATGTAGTGATGACTTTCCTTGTATTGAAGTTGACTATGAGATAGGCACCCGAATAGTGTTTTATATCCGATCTACCAG ATATCCTCTTGTGAAGTTGAACCGTTCGAAAACAATTGCGGGCAAGCCAATATTAGCCAAGGTTGCCGATTTTTCATCTCGGGGACCAAACTCCGCAGCACCAGCAATTCTCAAG CCAGATATAGCTGCGCCTGGTGTGAACATATTAGCTGCAACTTCTCCACTGCATTCATTTGTGGATGCTGGATATGTCATGCTCTCAGGAACATCGATGGCAACTCCTCATGTCTCAGGCATTGTGGCTCTCCTCAAAGCACTGCATCCTAACTGGTCTCCAGCAGCCATTCGATCAGCACTAGTCACAAGTG CATGGAGGAATGGTCCATCTGGTTTACCAATTTTTGCCGAGGGATCTCCTCAAAAGTTGACCAATCCTTTCGACTTTGGAGGTGGCATTGTGCACCCGAATGCAGCAGCAAACCCGGGTCTTGTATATGACATGGGTGCAGCAGACTACATACATTATCTATGTGCCATGGGCTACAAAAACTCTGCCATATCAAGGCTCACAGGCCAAGCCACAACATGTCCCATAATGAGACCTTCTATTTTGGACATTAACCTACCTTCCATAACCATACCAAGCCTCAGACATCCCATTACTGTAACAAGAACTGTCACAAATGTAGGAGACCCTAAATCCGTTTATGAAGCTACAATTGATCCTCCATTGGGAACAGTAGTATCTGTAAAACCCAATCCTTTGGTATTCAACTCCACGGTTCAGAAACTCACTTTCGAGATTACAATTTCCACAACCCACCAGATGAACACAGGGTACTACTTTGGAAGCCTTACATGGACTGATAGAGTGCATGCTGTGAGAATTCCCTTGTCTGTGAGGACAGAGTTTTTACAACATTTTGCTGAttatcactaa